TTCACAATACCAACTAGCTAGGTAATacaattagaaattaaaatgaataatagaAGCGAAGTCAAAACGACTATTTATCAATAACTTTGGATTTCCTTTTGTCTTGAGATGATTTTATGTCATCTTTAACTAtgaaattaaactcaaatacaAAACTCATTAATTACACTATTCAAACATGATttatgataatttaaatatgaatgcatttattataatttaatccttgaacTCCTAATGTTtgaaataactttcaaattttaatcgaGTCAAGAACCGATTTCATATTTCTTTACCGAGGACTTCTAGCTTTCATTTCATGACAATATTTTCTaacaattttcactttattcaATTGGGTTCCTAACAATCCATAATTAAATCTAGTCATTTAATCCAATTAAAAGCTTAATTCTAAGTTTCCTACCATATTCTTAACATATTCTtctataatttcaattattattttaaaacatgcaTGGATTAAATACTTAATATTTATGTTGTCTAAAATTTCCAACAATAGAACTCaattgaaatttcataaaatttaaaatatctaaagTATGGGTTACCATTATCTAACcttttttcttataaaagaatctaacaaaattaaaagaaaagcttaCCAAATTTTCATGTATAGCTCACGGCAAAGGTTGGAAGTCTGAAGcaatatttctttctttgtttagCCGAATGAAGAAGATGTAAAATGGTTTCATCTTTTATCTTTCctttatcaattataaaatgttttcagttaataatttaggttaattaaatttcaagaacTTGGATATTCACCCAATAAGGACTTGCTAAATTTCCTAATTCAATTCTCACTCCACTATACCATTTAGTCTgtatacttttattataatttaattactgGCTAATGTGATTTCTCAATCTCATATTCACCCCATTCAACCTTTTAGCTATCTTAACTTTTCATATCCGGTCCCGAAACTGATTTTTTCAACACCGAAAAAATCAGGTCGTCATAAAAAAAAGCTCAAACAAAAATGCTTTGGAGCAAGCAAATTGAACAAAGGTCCATAAAATAGAGAACTCGACGATTGCAAATGGTGATACAGACTTAGAACACAGAAAAACTTCAAAAGTTGTAACAGAAAAAGTGACATATATAGAGTCTTCTTGCAACCTGCTGCTCATCATTGCTCCTTCTCCCAGGCGCAGTCAGTTTAGTCCGGCATTTATTGTGAATATTCTAGAAGCCTTCAAGCAACCTTTCACGCCCATCAACATGCTGAACCACTCGTGATGCACATCCCGGTCGTTCTACCTCTCGAGCAACTCACGGGCAAGAATGTAACCTAGGGAGACAATTTTTAAGCCACCGCCTGGGCTAAATACGTGTCACTTCAGAAAGTATTAGGTGCATGCCTGAAAGATAGTTTTCCACCTCTCGTCGATCGGGATGTCCTCAAATGCTCAACCTCTCATAACTAACTACCTACTGAAAACTATTCGTTTTGAAACACAAACATCTCCTAAATTTAGATTAGAGGTGTTAATGGATCGGGTTGACACAAAAAATACACTTAATATTTCACCCAAACTCAACctatataaaaatactaaaacctGATTTTGGCCCAACTAGCCCgtattattttttgatattattttttatacaaatttttaaaaaatataatatatgaataaaatttttttaatgtactTATCATTCtctacatttttttataaagaaatttctattaagtattttttattataaattatcaaacgtatttaaaaattaaaacaattaaaatattaattttggaaaaatttaaaaatcttaaaattgtttgattttacatcaattcaaaatttttttatcagaTTAAAATTCATATGTAATCGGCATAACTACATttaacgaaaaattaaaattataataaagaaaaaaaaagggaaaaaggaaagagaCACGCTTGACACGTGCTAAACCATGTAAAACGTGCGAGATGACATGACTTTAACCAACGCCCCCATCCCACTTGTTTgtaaatttggaattttcaCCTAACTTTTTGCCAACTCATTGGTTTCAAActccaaaaagaaagaaataaaaaaccaaatcaaattCTTGAACGGCGCCAATACTATTTCCCTCCAAGcttcaaaatagaaatattttcaTAACAAAAAGCTTCCCTTGTACGCTCGACCGTTATCCGCtccatcaaaatttcaaatttcttattgTCAACTCCCAATCAAAAATATTTACTCGAAATACCTTAATTATCccttccaaaaatattttcaaaatcccGCGCtacttttcgcctattaatacCCTTTCTCTCTTTCCCCAAATTATTCATcagaaaatcatttttcaagaaCCCTAGTTTCCTAAATCACCTTTCCAAAATGCCTTCAATTCCAGAAGAGCCACTGCTGGCCGCGAACCCAGACCGATTCTGTATGTTTCCGATCCAATACCCAGAAGTATGGGAAATGTACAAGAAAGCCGAAGCGTCGTTTTGGACCGCAGAGGAAGTCGATCTGTCTTCCGATCTTCGTCACTGGGAAACTCTCACCGCCGATGAGCACCACTTCATTAGTCACGTTCTCGCCTTTTTCGCCGCCTCCGATGGCATAGTCCTTGAGAACCTTGCTGTTCGGTTCATGAAAGAGGTCCAGATCTCCGAGGCGCGTGCTTTTTATGGTTTCCAAATCGCTATCGAAAATATCCACTCCGAGATGTACAGTCTCCTTCTCGAGACTTACATAAAAGATTCCGATGAAAAGAACCGTCTTTTCCGCGCCATCGAGACGGTGCCGTGTGTGGCTAAAAAAGCCGAGTGGGCTATGAAATGGATCGACGGCGGAGAAACTTTCGCCGAACGGTTAATCGCTTTTGCTTGCGTAGAAGGGATCTTTTTCTCCGGAAGTTTCTGTGccatattttggttaaaaaagAGGGGGTTAATGCCCGGATTAACTTTCTCAAACGAGTTAATCTCACGAGATGAAGGTCTCCACTGCGATTTCGCTTGCTTGCTGTACTCTCTCCTCCGGTCAAAGCTGAGTGAAGAGCGCGTGAGGGGGATAGTGAGGGACGCGGTGGACATAGAGAGGGAGTTCGTATGCGATGCTCTGCCCTGCGCGTTGGTTGGGATGAACGGCGAGTTAATGAGTCGGTACATCGAGTTCGTGGCGGATCGGCTGCTGGGAGCGTTAGGGTACGGAAAGATGTACAATGTGGTCAACCCATTTGATTGGATGGAACTGATATCGTTGCAAGGGAAAACCAATTTCTTCGAGAAAAGGGTTGGAGAGTATCAAAAGGCGGCGGTCATGTCGAGTTTGAATGGTAATGGTGGCACCCATGAGTTCAAGATGGATGAAGACTTTTAGGGTTTAGTctagtttagtttatttgttcgGTTTTGGCTTTTGTATTGTATCTTTTTACTTTCTAATGTCTCCCTCtccataaatttataaaataggtTATATAAACTTTTACTACCGTCTAATtgtttaacttttctttttaatgaatATCCACAGGGCATTTTGCAATATTTCCACACTGctttttttccttaattgaGGAAATGAGTAGAGATTTAGATGATACTGATTTAACTACAATTAGTTTCGTACTGTAAAACTTGGTTGGAATTTCCTGCTTCCAGGGAAGTACATCGATCCTCTTTTAACCTGGACTCATGTTTTCAAGTGTGGTTCAGTTATTCAAAGTAATTATATGTATTTGGAGGTTTGTTGGAAGATTACATGTGATGGCCATGTATCCAAATTTAAGAATTGAACATAACTTTAGGTTGCCTACTGTCTACGTTGTGGCAGAAAGGAAATTGGAAActataaaacaaacataaaaattataaaagtaatttttttccaTCGATTGCTTAATcgagttgaaaaaaaaatcaacaaaattttgaagtaACTTTCGTCCCTTatcttatattttcaatttgaaatgattgcagaaaatgatcaaattctcttgttctttttcctttcctaACAAGAACAAgccaaatttattttcttttcaactttCAACTCTACACTCTCCTTCCCTCCTCTTTCTACCTTTCTGTTCAACCAATCACACCTTCAGTTGCCTACATTCTGAAGAGGATAATATACGCATTTTACAAGTGTCttaacaatgaaataaaataggaagATCTTTTTGCTTTCTGACAATCCATCAATATATCCAAGAAATGAGGTCAGAATGATTGTGTTTATTTCAACAAGATTCTATTACAAtgctaaaacaaaaataatctcAAACATATTGAATATAAAGAAAACTAGAAATTTCCATGTCTAAGTTTGAATTAGTTCATGAAATCAGATGATGTACCTCTCAGTCAATTGCATCCACTTCTAACTTCGATCTTTTGCCTACAGTCCGAAACTTGGTACTGTTTCTCATGCTTCCTGCGAGCCAGTCAGCCCCATGGACAATTAAACATGAGAAAAGATGAAATAAGGCGAAATATAAACCAACGTACAATAGTTCATAGATGAGGGTGCTTATGAATTATGTTAGTTGTATTCAAAGTAGAGAAAATTAATGTCtacatcatttttttaagcTGCCATTTTTAGGATGTCATTCAGCTATATATATGATTCAAAATCAACCTCATCCAACATACTCCGAACCTAACCTCACATAATCCATTAATTTGAAATGCAACTTGATCATTTAATCTTTACAATGGGAACACAAAAATCTATGAAGCCTATGTTGCctcaaaatcttaatttttctGAGATTCCCTATGTACGACATCCGAGTCCGACATGGATACAGGAGTAAGACcctaaatacatgaaaatttagggaaaaaatttaataatataccCATGTCAAACAGATATTCTATCCGGCGCATATCAAAGTCCAGGAACATAGAATGAAACAATTGCATTAATCAGTTCAGTTCAATATCCCTCTAAGAAGACAAAAAACACCTACAAAGAGAAGATTAAGCAATAAAACAGTTACATTCTAATTTCTGCACAATAATAGCCCCTGAGATGCCAAACAAGGattcatcaataaaataataattccgATTTAGCAAGCTAATTCGATTTCCCGGATCTTCACCAGTAAAAAATCTACAATTTTCATTCTCTTAGAGGAACCAAAAACTAGATTTTCAGAATTCAGAGATTTAGATTTTCAgtgcttcaattttttttttaaatcaaataaattcagaTCAATATTACACCAGCAACAGATAGAAaacaataaatacaataaaccaacaaagtaaaatggaaaataaaatagaaatatttaggAATAGAACCGTACCTAACCAGATCCAACAATAATGTTGTTAATGGGGATGAAGATGAGCTTGACGAAAAACCCTACGAATCCCATAACCACGAATCCGATCGCTGTACGAAACGCCACCTTcgtaaattctaaaaaaataaaagaaaaaaaaaaacccggATCATTTAATCAGAATTCTGCTAaatcaacaaaatcaaatataataggAAAAGCAGAGAGAAATAAGCAACCTTTTCGATCGGGCTTGTGGCATCTCTTGACAAGACGAACACTATCCTTAGCGAACTCTCTTAGCGGATCGAAAACTGAATCAATTGCGTCCATTTTTCCCTTTCCTGGTTTTGCTTTGGTCTTTGGAGgaaatttactatttttgttaAGATCTGTGGATCTATTATATAAGGACTAATCAAGCTGATATCCGCGGACAAAATTTGACAATTTATTATCTGGACTCAATTACTCAAATaccctatttattattttttcttcacAAGGGTAAACTACACAATTAGTCACCCAAATTTCCtctgttttcattttggtcacaatctcttttttcaaatttagcatgctgttagatttttattttgtttcgttTGAGTCAATTAGTTTTCTAGTTTTAATCATGCCCCGTTAATTTGACTGATGATAATGTTATTATACGCTTATTTTAGTTATccaattttaataagttttatcacttatttttatattttatcattttagtttttattttcctcttttagaattaattataatttttagtaaaaagatAACATAACAATGATATTTTTACGGAGAAAACTTTCATTTTCACaagaaaaaccatttttatttttaatttcatttaaatttttagaatcagCTTTAGTTTTTTAGAAAACTTGGGGTTTTACAAGGAATTACTTGAGTTATAGTGAAGAACTCAATACCttgtaaaaactcaagtttttctcctttagaaaaaataaaattaattctacaaacaaaattattggtcaaaataaaatttattaaaattgggtgactaaaatgagtTTGAAGTAACATTGCTGGTGAGTgacaaatgaaaaagaaatcatcTTACATCCAAAGGCGAATTCAGGgtcctaaaatggaaaattgttgCTTTGActctttagaaaattttaaaaatttaaattagtaaagttaAAATCACACTTTACctccctaaaattataaaaatttaatttaatcttttaaaaaatatgaagatatagactattaaaaattaaaatttcatttcgatCCCTAACAAAAATTTCTGGCTTAACCCTTACTAACAATGGTGCTATATTtgaaaagaagttgaaaattttgcagATTTTCGaaactaataattttctttttcaaattagaGCCAAGAGAGATGAGAAGAAATTTCAGACTGCAGAAAAGGGAAGATGATAGAAATGTGaagattttcttaaatttcGTATAAAAAATTCTGTATACCTTTGCACCATTCAGTATCCATCGGTTTCTTCTTCCCACAaattcttctaatttttgtttgttggctttaattcttattcttattcttaattttcaaattttattcattaGAAAAGCTTCCTTTGCCAAATTCATCCTTACTTGCTCCAAGAAACAAACTTCCAATAAACTTTCCTTTTAGTTACTTCGAGTTGtttatttgggttttattattgattatgaatttctgcattattttgaaaaaatgatgCAAAAGCTGGAGATGAATTTTAGAAGCTCAAACAATCAACTTGAAGTAAATTGGATGTACAATAAGCTTtcttgaaaaagaagaaagccaCGACAACAAGGACTTTTAAACCTtctaagaaatttgaaattcaatcaaataaattaagaatCGATCAAGAATTTccagaattaaagaaataaataaataaataacaaagatggaataatgaaatgatgaaattgaagatGGAAGATGATAGGCAAATGGTGGCAAGATAGATGAGCTTCCTCTGATGAACCAACACCAATAAAGATATATAATGGCTTTTGAGCGACCCTTCCAATTGACTTTAATTAGACAAGTTGAAGTTATGATAAACCTCATCAACAATTCTTAAATATTGAAACAAAAAGTCTACAAAAAAACTAAGAAGACTATAATACTTGGAAAACAAGGAAACAACCattcttttgtcttcaaccaatATACTTTGTCATAGTTATACGAATCACAAAAGTATTAAATATCTTCTCTCTCAAAAAGAGTTAAACCTAAGACAACATTGTTGGATTGAATTGTTGAAATATTATGATTGCATAATTGAATACCATTCAGCAAAAAACAAATGTTGTTGCCGATGTTTTAAGTCGAAAGTATGCAATTGAATTGAGAACAATGTTTGCTCAACTTAGTATATGCGAAAATGACAGCCTATTGGTTGAGTTGAAACTTAAGCCCGTGTTGCTTGATCAGATTAAGGAGGCATAGTTTATCAATTCTAAGTTAGTGGATCATTGATGTTTttcggctttcaaccaaatgatcgtCTCTGCTATTATCGTATCACAAACTGTTTCGAGTGTGGgttcgaaccaattgaatcaaaatatagaattagaaaaagttctctccttttggggtgaaaacgaaaAATCTCTCTTCTATAATAGAAActggtaaaattgttattctgaaaaatatatttataagttgagaataaattctcattattttttggtagaataataatctctcaaaagttgtgttaatagctctaccaacgccatctatttataaaaagagaaggtagaacccttgtagagttgtagagatttattttaaatagaaaaaaaaaacaccctacttagagtaggagaGGGGTGAACGACTCACTCTTGTATTTCTATTAGGGTTTTATATGAGGAGTTTTGGGCCTTTCTCTGATCAGGTCTAGTTACGAGTACTTCTGAGCCTTTTTGACCCAGTACTCTGTAATGTGATCTAACtcgatttagtttttctatttcctaaaataaattttaatatttacatattaaataattttctcatcccaatttaTTCCAATAAAATTTTGTCGATTTTACccattagtaaaattttaacaattttatctccgataaaatttcgagaaaatcaTTCAAGAAGTCACAACTCCACATATTTACTATgaccgaatgatttatttttatttttgggcttcaaaatagtcaaaacataaattcattcttCAATCATTTTGTAAGTAATCttatataggattgcaaatttctatttttatttttggaaacctacatttatttttaaatgattctatttctccattttggagaaaaccataatcattcatgtaagtttcccatttcttttttttattcattcctttcatttttattcaaacacgcaattcatttctagtttcaatgagctagcagagagaccaattggacatatgaaGTTGatgctcaaatgatttataattaagtttcggcttttcacctattaattataaactcatttagtcacgaagtcaatTTCACTATAGCATCGTGTCTGAGCTCTCCtcaatgacataccattacgaaagcaactacttagtcctcgtccaatgaccttgccataagtgtgttaccctcataggatatcattgGCCTCTTTGAGATAatattcattctcccaatatgctcatattttatttcatggtaaccattacatctttcttcatgaaaatttaatcactatcaaatagtgatcaagtcatccatcataAAGATAGACGACCTGtgaccacatttacttttcatcaaccctataatgccaataagaggatatcatttacccatgttttgggctatgaattccactgttgtgaatggcATTACATGCTAGAAAAGTCAAACACCCAACACACCtactttcggttccttatttatttgaactcaggcttttacttacatcaaagtgtatgagtcacATATACATAATCTGTCATCCTCTcatgatttaggtatgtcacactatgaacatcacaagtgaataaatccataaacggatccAGGATCTATTTTTCTTGGGTCCTATCTGATGTACTGTTAGTCCAGTCAGCCGCATCTATCTTTATCTCCTGGGAGTCATCTGCTCGGATacccaagacaaggcatctccctAATCGAACTTGATAAACGACaaattagtctttcaatcgttttgctcatttctgattagactaatgACATATTTATGTTCATCttctaatacaagttgtctttttgtatCATGACCCGACCACATAATaacgcttagtattagttaaacatttagataACCAATGAACAACATTtgcttctaattttctttgcgtgcaaaaaccatgtgatgacaataatacaaagtatattaatcgtaatcaatacatttttattaaccaatctgttcgaaaaatttacaagtgtacttagacaaaaatactacacttagggcaccaaatccaatAGTTTTACCACACGTGCTTATATCAAGGGTCGCGGATTAAAGCCCGTGACGAATGCACATAGTACGTCCCGTGGAGATCAATTGATTAAATGGAGCTTATTCGACCCACTTGAACTGACCCGATTCGTGGAACATGTGAGAAGCCCATCTACTTAAAGTCCTAGTGGCCTAGTGAAACACTTAAGGAAAACTAGGGTTGTCATGGTCAATATggaaactaatcttagaagattagTAATATTAGAATATTTGATTTCGTAATGTTAGAGGATTGTGTAAATCCCTTAAGAATCTCAATTTTAGATTGGCTTCGATCTCGACTAttgatgtaaattaaattttaccattagATCTGGAAGAGGTcaattataaatagaggtcttcACCCTAATTTTAATCACCTCATCCAAAGTAATAGAATACTTTTaggagcatttactcaaacacttggctTGCTATTGCTTTCTTGtggctttattttattctctcgTTGCTTCTTTGTCTTTGAGTTATTTTCACTAtatttttagagcatttgaGAATTTCCTTGGAGAATTCTCACTATTGGAGAGTAAGGTTGACTTAGGTAGATTTGAAGCTAAGGAATTGCCTAAGGCTGTATGGATCGCGAGACTAAAAATCTAGCCTCGTGACATAAGCGTGTGGAAACCACTTATTTAAAACACAAATgcgtgtttaaaaataatatataataaataataaaacataaatttgaaaaaaaaataacaacacatatgcaatatgtttgaaattaaaatagaaaaataatttaaactgtgagtaaaagaaaatttaaatgtgTAAATGCATCAAATTTAGAATGTTtgtaattcttatatttttgagatcattgtaaTTAGGTTTAGCTAACccgtttctttttttcaaaattgttaaaaatttaaaagtttccattgatgttATTTGAGGTTTTGAATGTTTATGGTAGATTTGGAAgctataaaatgtttaatgattatttgataaagaaaattttgttaatttttgcatttaagGACTACATTTTGAATATGTCAAAAGTggctttaatttttgtaaatttggatttttgagGATGTAGAAGGATATTATTGAAATTGGAATGAAAATGAAGCTCAATTGTGAAAGTTATacttattttggttttagggactaaattgaataaaatataaaagttcaaataaatcatgtaaaatataagtaaaagattataagcatgaatttgagtattgTTATgagattgatattgatattttgaatcttaactattatatagatcaagttgTTGACTTGGGTGAAAAATAGAATCTGTCGAATAGTCCATGGTATCCAAAGCGTTATCGTTTtatcaggtaagttcataaggtataaatatgtttaatttactGTTGAGTTTTATCTGTAtgttcattaatttaattagtaactTGAATTGGCTACGGATTAGTTCTTAAAttgagaattgaatcaaattgaaatagatTGTTGCGAAATGGTATAATGTGAGGTTAAATCCCAATGAAATTAGCAAAAGTCTCGTATACGAGGTTACATGTTATTGCCCACAGGTTCTGAGGcctagcatttgttgcgaacttgaGAATACAAGAATAGGTTCCGAGCTTCAGTAAGTGTTGCGGACTCGAGAATACAAGTTTAGGTTCCGAgctcctgcatatgttgcggacttgagaatataagaatattaagcCCTAACTAGGCTATTTATCATGTAGGTTCAAACCTAACGAGTAACCAGACACTACTATTTTAACCTGTATACGAAGTTCTTTTATGAAGTTTCATTGGGTAATATTGTGAATAAAAAAGTGATTTTACGCCATTGATTGTTGGTTAAGTTATGTATATGAGttgaataaaatgtataagttgctttgaaatgaaaatgagaacaTTTGAGGTTATATATGTGATTGAGCTCAAAATCTTATAAGTTGATATTGTTGGAAGCAATACCAAAACCATAAGAACAAGCAATTCCTTAAAAAGCTTGATATTAAGCACCTTAAGTCTTGAAGAAACATGG
This genomic window from Gossypium raimondii isolate GPD5lz chromosome 10, ASM2569854v1, whole genome shotgun sequence contains:
- the LOC105777778 gene encoding ribonucleoside-diphosphate reductase small chain is translated as MPSIPEEPLLAANPDRFCMFPIQYPEVWEMYKKAEASFWTAEEVDLSSDLRHWETLTADEHHFISHVLAFFAASDGIVLENLAVRFMKEVQISEARAFYGFQIAIENIHSEMYSLLLETYIKDSDEKNRLFRAIETVPCVAKKAEWAMKWIDGGETFAERLIAFACVEGIFFSGSFCAIFWLKKRGLMPGLTFSNELISRDEGLHCDFACLLYSLLRSKLSEERVRGIVRDAVDIEREFVCDALPCALVGMNGELMSRYIEFVADRLLGALGYGKMYNVVNPFDWMELISLQGKTNFFEKRVGEYQKAAVMSSLNGNGGTHEFKMDEDF
- the LOC105778333 gene encoding protein transport protein Sec61 subunit gamma, which codes for MDAIDSVFDPLREFAKDSVRLVKRCHKPDRKEFTKVAFRTAIGFVVMGFVGFFVKLIFIPINNIIVGSG